The following coding sequences are from one Nicotiana tomentosiformis chromosome 3, ASM39032v3, whole genome shotgun sequence window:
- the LOC104103398 gene encoding uncharacterized protein — MFRESCFGYFLDLPRIVIQAQLIRSLMFRELVQDKCNQFYVKLNDECILRFGLREFGVVSGLNCCGNEHVEGNFSGPNRLVDTYFSIFEAVSKKSLIDYFEKKIWQSDEDTIIITIIYFINTFLMFTQAQKTFINKRDFHLVESGDYVSFSWGKIAFRALMKSVKDMLRGKSEFYRIGGFSLALQVWFYECCIVVDKKFVVRIGDHTPHLLNWEMTDRPTREDFSTGFFNNTWNKFKNISPTTEELRRFTLPVEVNNEYRKYLTSRNRGKLPIDDSDDFVTPPPKQIKESVPPKKAPSVQPVDYDRELQKLKADVKQLHKQLKSFMEYVFDKLKVVFELINFKFGASEDKYGAHPEEDTRGRQDNNNFMSNMEFGENEDVDMDGCKVSGSEGKDVPHSQGDTSAHHHNNIVLDATDWLGINIMEEPSGVKANMFIVKVTFTLDVLHACAIGETANEATWEMKVESDKEKVPESQTGVVCVTASVHEAAREMNEQSEKEVPESQIVMYYPELLFEVSS, encoded by the exons ATGTTTAGGGAAAGCTGTTTTGGTTATTTTCTTGATTTACCTCGAATTGTTATCCAGGCACAACTGATTCGTTCTTTAATGTTTAGAGAGTTGGTTCAAGATAAGTGTAATCAATTTTATGTGAAATTGAATGACGAATGTATTTTACGTTTTGGTCTTCGGGAATTTGGTGTTGTAAGTGGTTTAAACTGTTGTGGCAATGAACATGTTGAGGGTAACTTCAGTGGACCTAATAGGTTGGTGGAtacttatttttctatttttgaagCGGTGTCAAAGAAGTCGCTTATTGATTATTTTGAGAAGAAGATATGGCAGTCTGATGAAGACACAATTATAATTACAATCATTTATTTCATAAACACATTTCTAATGTTCACTCAAGCTCAGAAGACATTTATAAATAAACGTGATTTCCATCTTGTCGAGAGTGGTGATTATGTGTCATTTTCTTGGGGTAAGATTGCGTTTCGAGCTTTAATGAAGTCGGTGAAGGACATGTTGAGGGGAAAGTCTGAGTTTTATAGGATTGGTGGATTTTCTCTTGCACTACAGGTGTGGTTCTATGAATGTTGCATTGTAGTTGATAAAAAGTTTGTTGTTCGCATTGGAGATCATACACCACACTTATTGAATTGGGAAATGACAGACAGGCCAACACGTGAAGACTTCTCTACTGGTTTCTTCAACAACACATGGAATAAG TTTAAAAATATTTCTCCTACAACTGAAGAGCTAAGGAGATTTACTTTGCCAGTTGAAGTTAACAATGAGTATCGAAAATATTTGACATCACGTAATAGGGGAAAACTTCCTATTGATGATAGTGATGATTTTGTCACGCCACCTCCGAAACAAATTAAGGAGTCTGTCCCACCAAAAAAGGCGCCGAGTGTCCAACCTGTTGATTATGATCGTGAGTTGCAAAAGTTAAAAGCTGATGTTAAACAA CTCCATAAGCAGTTAAAGTCCTTCATGGAATATGTTTTTGATAAATTAAAGGTAGTCTTTGAGTTGATAAATTTCAAG tttgGTGCAAGCGAAGACAAATATGGTGCACATCCAGAGGAAGACACCAGAGGTCGTCAAGACAATAATAATTTTATGAGTAATATGGAGTTTGGTGAAAATGAAGATGTTGACATGGATGGTTGTAAG GTCAGTGGAAGTGAAGGCAAAGATGTTCCACATTCTCAGGGAGATACCAGTGCGCATCATCATAACAACATTGTGCTCGATGCAACAGATTGGTTAGGTATCAATATCATGGAAGAACCTTCTGGTGTGAAAGCTAACATGTTCATTGTAAAAGTAACTTTCACACTAGATGTATTGCATGCTTGCGCTATTGGTGAGACTGCAAATGAGGCGACATGGGAGATGAAGGTAGAATCTGATAAAGAAAAGGTTCCTGAATCTCAAACTGGCGTTGTTTGTGTGACTGCAAGTGTTCATGaggcggcaagggagatgaatgaaCAATCTGAGAAAG